The following nucleotide sequence is from Zingiber officinale cultivar Zhangliang chromosome 10A, Zo_v1.1, whole genome shotgun sequence.
AAAGATGAGTGATTACTTTGAAGAGTGATAATAATCATTGTCAAATTTTCTTTCTAAGAAGTTAGATCCATTTATTTAAAGAATGTAATATAATACCAAGAGAATATTTGACTAATTAACATTAATTATAGTGTTAGATATAGGTTTTACTAATTATAAGATGAAactagttttagaattttacacaACAATGAACTTTGTAGGATACTAATGTAAGACTTTCTAAAGACTGAAGAAAGaattttggaatgaagagttTGAAATTATTAATGTGACATTGACTTTAATCAAAAATAAGGCTAAGAAATGGAGTGTCTAAAGGTGGAGGTGTGGCACACAGAGAATTGGTGGTGGTGTAACGAAACTATTCAGCAAGAAGATAGTGATGAAGATATGATTAATAGGATAAAGAATGGACAGTTGAACtaaatagaagattttaaaatattgtgTAATTATTGTCCTTTAGGATAAAAGAAAATATTACAAGATTGAGTATTTGCGGTAAACCCCACTCTGCATATTGCTAGTGGTATAGTTTTGCATATAGCTCTGTGGTGGAATAATATCCATGTAGTTGGCCCAACTAATAGATAATAATATGGATTGATTTTATGATGATGATGAGCATGGCTGAAAGGATGTTTGTTCTTATATAACTTGTTTGTGGCAGTTTAGCTCACAATTTGTGTTGCTGCATAAGAATACAAAACATACACATTACTGGGACATTGGGTTTTTGCGTATATTTAAGTGGTGCCTTTGGTTGCTAGGTTACTTGATAATTTAATGCATTTTTTGAACAGATCATCATTCCTGAAGCATTTGCCACTTGAATAGGAAGACCATGGCCAGCATGGTGATACTTTTGTTTTATCTTCTCATATTGGTCTACTTGTCATTGAAATTTATAACAACAATATCATCAATGAAATAGATCAAAAGCACCTTGATTAGTTTGAGATATATGGTTATTTTGAAGCAACAATAGGTAGAAATTGTGTTGTTACCACTTCCTATTTTGTGACCTGTGAAAACTGTGTAGACAATGTAAAGAAGAAAATGGTTTATATGTTCAGAACTATATTCTGTTTTAACTTAATACATTTGTAATTCTGTTTTAACTTTCATACAGTTTCTCATCTGAAGGTAAGTTTTTCTCCGTACATACTTTTTCAATAAACTCTATAATGTAATGCCTATGAAGAAATTTGCTTCGGAGGTTGTATCATAGTTGATAGTTGCAATtgcaattattatatttttatagagCACATCTTGCAAACCATTTTAATTAAACATGATATACAGTTCTATCCCTTGAGGTTCAGCATCTATAATCCTTGTAAACCAAATTCCTTACATCTGACATTTTTTCGAAGAATGTAAAAGTTCATTCAATGTCCAGATTGTCCAGGAGTGGCCAGGATTGCCTAAAGGTGTGAAGTTTGATCCATCTGATCAAGAGTTGATATCACATTTGTTAGCAAAAGTTAAGACAGGTGATGCGATACCTCATCCTTTTATTAATGAATTCATTCCAACtgttgaagaggaagaaggaatttGTTACGCTCACCCACAGAAATTACCAGGTAACATTTGATATCTATTTCTCTTGTTTTGGCAGTTTATGTCTATCTTCTTGTTTAAATTTGCAAATCTTGCATTATGCACTAGTCACatcttcattattattattatttcacttGCAAAAAATCTTCTATCCGAACCTTCCTGTCCACTTATTCATccatctttttccttttattcttcatgtttaGTGTTTGACTCCTATGGTGAAGGGTGTTTAGATGGTTATGGAGGTTATTGTGATGGAAGCAATGTCAAAGAGAGAGAATGCGAATATTTTAGAATTTCTCGTCCATACAATGATTTGACAAAAAAAATGCACTCttccatttatttatttatgtaactATTGTCCAGACTATTTTGCACTTAATAGCAGACAATTTTCGCTTCTTGTTTATTGGCACATATGATCATGTACCAGGTGTCAAAAAAGATGGGAGTGCATCTCACTTTTTCCATAGGACTTTCAAAGCATATAATACTGGGACTAGAAAGAGACGAAAGATAAGCACTTATGGCAATGGAGATGTGCGCTGGCACAAGACTGGGAAGACCAAACCTGTAATTGTTGATGGGAGACATCTTGGGTGTAAAAAAATAATGGTCTTGTATATGAGcacaatgaagggggagaaacctGAGAAAACAAATTGGGTAATGCACCAATACCACCTAGGCACAGGGGAGGATGAGAAGGATGGTGAATATGTTGTGTCCAAAATATTCTatcagcagcaacaggagcaaacCAAGGCAGGCGATAGAAAAGGGCCAGACTTTGTTGATGCTGAGTCAGACCATTCTCCCGGCATACAATCAGTATCATCTCCACAGAATGCTGATAAGCAAGAGAATTTTGACATGCTTGAACCTGAACCGTCACTTGCTCATCAGGTGACCATATCTGTTCTGTACCAAAATTATTTGTACAAGCTAACAAGTGTAAATTTACATGTATCTTCATGTAGTGTACTAGTAGTTCATGTCCACCACATTTTTCCTAAATCTTCACTTCATGTCATGACTTATTTAATCAAGTTAATACAAATATTATGCCACCAAAATCATCATTTTATTTTGTCCTTAGCATGCATATCGAGTCAAAAAATCACTTGTGGCATAACTGTATATTAACACATATTAGTTTAGATTAAATGAGTCATGTCATATACTGAAGTGGAGATTTTGGTAGTAGTAGGAAGTATGGAATGCAGTAGGCTTCAACAGATGTACATATAGTACCTAAAATGAGGATATATAAATTTCAGACAGAATGTCTTAATGGAAAATACTATATTTTCTTTGATGTTATCCACCTGGTTTTAAAATATACTCTGTATTACAGTTGAGTGTTAACTCTGGTGATGAAGAACATCAGGTGCTTCTTGAGGACAATAAATTTGAACAAGTTGACCATCCTACAGGAGCTACAAAATGGTGGGAAAGTGAATCACAGTACCTGTTGAATTCACAGCAGTTGGCAGAGAATATTGCTATTTGTGAGGAGTTCCTCCAAAGCCAATCTTCTTGTGCTGATGAAACAGCCAAAAAAAGCACACATTGCCTATCTGATTACGTGCACATTGGCGCTGAAGCTTTGAAAAAGGATTTGGAAGAATGCCAAACTCTAGAAGCTGCAGGGCATCCTAACATTGAACATGATACACCTCCAGATCTTCGGCTGAGCCAACTTGTAAGCACTACATTTTATAAGTAGTTAAATAAATATTTCCATTTAAGTGTGCTACAACTAATGTTCATGTATTTCTATGGTTTCTGTTCTGACTTCTACCTTATATCGTTTATAGGAATTTGGATCGCAAGATAGCTTTTCCTGGGCGTTTAACAAAGTTGCAGATTGATTGTCTTCCATCACTTTTTGACAGATCCAACAATCTGCCATATATAATAGTGAGGATCTATTTTGGAATTGGCCTAATTTATCCTCGGTCTGATAAGCATTGTATTTATGGATCACGCAAAAGCAAGTCTGTTTTGCAAAATTCAAGGCTAGACCATCCAATTTATATTTCGGTCGACCGTATGTAAGTTACAGGTAACTTTTGCAATGATAGGATACTCAACATAAAAATTGACTAACTTTTGGTCTATGGCTTCATGGCTTTGATACATTAGTCCATTTTGGTGTTTTCGTCTTAAAATCATGTTAATATTTGATTAGAGTATTAAGCTTCATGTAAATTTCAGTACAACATCAAGTCGGGATCTCGTCAAAAATTAAATTGTAACAAAAGATAATTATGCTCATCTAGGTGTCCCTCACATGTCTCTTATATGAAGGGAAATAAATCATGAGGTTGACTTATGACCGATTGTTAAGTGGTTAAAGGGTgggaggaattttttttttcagtatgTGTCCGTCGGAAATGAATCTCTATTTTATTATAGAAAATTTATCATCATCTAATCAATTAGATATCCCATGAGAACTTAACCTCAACACAGATTAAATgagtcttttatatatatatatatatatatatatatatttattgagAGTGCAAGTGAATGCCCATGATCAAAACGATTTGGTAGCTCATGTTATATGTTAGATTTATATTCTTGACTTTTCTAttatggtaaaagatgaatatgcTTGTCTCAACATCTTCCTGTCAATCCATCCCAGgattaacacggaggaggtaaatcacaggcggCTGCTAGtatttgaaatagtgactaacaAATAAGCGAGATATTTATTtcgattttatcgagattcgaaccccagatctcatgttgataatatctcatgtgTCTCATGTTGATAACATCTCATGTGCTACAAATGAACGTTGATTGCAAAATGCACGTGCATTTGGTTAAACGAGCACTCTCCCAATCCCAAGGCAAATTGCAAGTCTCATCAGCGTCAGCTTATAGCCATTTTTAATGGTGTTTAAATTGGCAAAATCATTAATAAATTAGACTCCTTTAAGCTGAAGAATGTACCAGTGAATTTGTATCTAGAACAGAATTATTCAACCAAAACAATAGATTAGTTGACGCAGAACAGCTTACAAGTTAAACTTGAGGAAATGTCATCAACAACACTTCACCCTTTCTCAAATGTTATTAGAAAACATGAGTTCTCTCGACTTCAcagctttaaaataaaataaaaaaggaaaaaagataaACCAGGGAACAAATTACGACTTGTGTGACAGGGTCCATGCAGTCGGGCACATCTGATGGCAAAAGAAAACCAAACACAACCtatttatcttaaaaatattagattatataatttatattatataatctattagaattatttatttatagtctTAGGATAATTTAATCTTTTACTTTTTCAgtttgagatttaaatttagtcttttaccttttcgATTTAGgggttagattttttttcttataattaactatataaagACCTTGTACTatttatttcttaattaattttggattcaataatatggttagttttcccttctcttaatttctacatggtatcagagccaggttcttCTTCTCTTACCTAATTTTTTTTCTACCGCCCTTTATTATTGCTTCTTATTGCTACTGCTGTCTCCTACTGTTGCTGTTGATTTCGGCGTCATCATCTATTTTCTATCCTGCTTCTATCGATTTCGGCGCCGACGTCTTATGCTGCTAATTTCGGTGTCGACGTTCTTTTCTGCCAATTTCGATGTTGACGCCCTATGTTGTCAATTTCGGCACCGACGTCAGTTTTTGCGGATCGTATAAATGTGTATCCTTACAGTTTGATTATTCTGAAAATTATTCATTCTGTCATCATGCTTGGTTGTGCAAATGCTTCATGGAAATCTAATTCGTATATGtttgagcagtttcaacagttccttgcttcacaaccctctgccatgtcagcttcctctcatataggtttgtcatcgtcTGGTATTTCAGATATATTTTCGTCCTTatggattttggactctggtACCTCCCATCATATGTTATCCAATTTgtcatcttttatttctttttctcccagctcatctatatctattgtgactgttGATGATACTCCTATATTATTAGCAGGTGTtagttcaattgttacatcttcttTATTTTTAACTAATGTTTTATTATATTCTAAGTCTTACTctaaatcttgtttctgttagtcaattatgtgaatttggatacctagtctctttttcttcattcaattgttatgttcaggactcgCGATCTCAGAGGCTGATTGGGACCGATCATaggcaaggaggactctatgttttagattaATTCAAAGTACCAAAACTTGTAACTtcaagtgtggatttatcatcttttcatttgagtcgttcatcttctaatttttatttgtggcactcCCGTTTAGGTTATGTTTCAGTGTCTCGtttgtagtttttagcttctataggagtattaggacctttaaaaagttctgatatttcttATTGTAGTAGTTATAAACTGGCCAAATTTTCTGCCTTGCCATTTtttaaaagtctttctttttcttctgctccatttgatcatatccattctgatgtgtggggaccctctcctattcctacaaaaggaggttcaaggtattatgttttctttattgatgattgcactcattactcttgggtctatcttatgaaacataggtctgattatcttataattttcaataactttagagCTCTTATGAAAACATAATATCAAGCGGTTATTGATGCTTTCGGATTTGGTGGTGGCAGCATACCACCAGTGTTAGCTTGTTGTTGCTATTGAAGCAACTTCTGCACTTTGGCATTGATGAGAAACTCCAGATCTTCCTACATTAAGGTGACGGTATTGAGGTTTCTAGTTTTCCAGCCTCCTCCATCACAAAGCTTCAGATTTAGGCAAAGAATCACATAGACGACGTCAAACTAAATCTTGTTTGAAGGCGATGAGATGGTACACTATCTCTGATGAGTGATTGATCAATAAACAATGAGCTTCTTGAGATCTGAAGGAAACTCCTCAGCGATCCTACGCACAGtcagacgagccaacaaagcattagtaacctaagactggggtgggaatccctggctaggcccttcgacgctGAAGTCAGTCTTCTCTCTCCAAAGTGGATGAAGAAGAACAGTAATGGAAAATGCCAGAAAGTAGGATTTTAGATGCAGATATTTGCATACCTTGCCAGCGAAGAGGATTTCctttttttataccacctcacataacctctgCGATCGTGAGGTGActcccgatttgttagagtttattaGGTGATGGAAGAAAGTACAACTGGGTGTATCATGATAGTTCTGagaaatcttttttctacccacaTATGTACCTCTTTTATCATTTATACTTCACGTCATTACTGAAATTGTTGCAGGAGAATGCTGTTATAACTGACTTATTAATGG
It contains:
- the LOC122026967 gene encoding SUPPRESSOR OF GAMMA RESPONSE 1-like, with translation MSGPSWLVDSKRIATKIKNASEALDPSRAIWKSNPTKVCPRCNHTIDNSDIVQEWPGLPKGVKFDPSDQELISHLLAKVKTGDAIPHPFINEFIPTVEEEEGICYAHPQKLPGVKKDGSASHFFHRTFKAYNTGTRKRRKISTYGNGDVRWHKTGKTKPVIVDGRHLGCKKIMVLYMSTMKGEKPEKTNWVMHQYHLGTGEDEKDGEYVVSKIFYQQQQEQTKAGDRKGPDFVDAESDHSPGIQSVSSPQNADKQENFDMLEPEPSLAHQLSVNSGDEEHQVLLEDNKFEQVDHPTGATKWWESESQYLLNSQQLAENIAICEEFLQSQSSCADETAKKSTHCLSDYVHIGAEALKKDLEECQTLEAAGHPNIEHDTPPDLRLSQLEFGSQDSFSWAFNKVAD